The Anabas testudineus chromosome 3, fAnaTes1.2, whole genome shotgun sequence sequence GAGGAAATAGAAGCTTGCATCCGAATAAAGAATTACACACAACCCAGTCACAGTCTTTTCAGTCTGTTACCGGTACTGGAGTATCCGGGCAGCCACCAGAAGTCACTCCCAACAGATTCTGTCCTGAGGCTGTTACAATTATAAACTCTGTCCTGTTCAAGCGTAACCAAACCACTTGCAGTTTATCAAGGTTTTCCTAACATATTAAGCCTCTGAAATGTTATATTATGTGGATAAGCATGTATGTGCAAgcagtttgactttttttgcaattttaatttgtttagaaaatgtgtttaacttACAGACTATGTGAAAATAACTGGTCTCATACGGAGGAAACTAATGGCCTTTGTCCCTCCCCTTGTCTTCTATTTGCTTTCCCTCTTTTTTGCTCCCTATATCTCTCTCAGAAGTATCCAACTCAGACCCGGTCTTCAGTTCATTCTCCACTCCCACAAAGCGTGCACTTGAATCAGGTATGCCACATGTCTACCGCCACAGTGTCCATTATTGAGGTTTGCACTGTGCTCTTGTCATGTCCACTTAAGGAGTTGCAGGAGTGCAGGACCCAGTAGTATCAATAGCATTGGATTGATCCAAAATGGCCTGGTTAATTGTTCTTCCAGGGGAAACAGCAAGAGGAAGGATATTGGGGATTCAATAGGGCATGTCTGCAAGAGCGTGTAAATATAAAGCCAATAAAGTGATTACTAGAGTGAATGCTGGCTACAAGTACTATATATGCTGTATGCATGCAGTAATTCCACTGGGCAATAGCACAGACACATGATAAAGGTTTGACATTGCTTGCAGAAAAAGGAGCATTGTAGCCCAGTGGTTAGCACATTTACCTCACAGTgttgtctttactggagttgtagagattcaaagaaataaaaacggTGTATGTCAGCTTTCCAAATGAGGAAGATGGTTAAAAAACATGTACACTATCCCTTTATTAGGCTGACACAacctgctgcaaacacaaaatacttGCACAGGGTTTAAGTGCAGAATAGCAAGGCTCAGTATGGTGTGTGGACATGCTGATCCCTTGTGGGATGCTGCAGTATCCTGTGACACCCAGCATCACTTAAATCTTTTGCTGTGGCTGAGTTGATGTTTCACTGTTCGATTTAAAGCCTGGATACACTTTTGCTTTAGCAGTCTTTTGGGTAtcttttaaactaaaacaatcaGAGCTATGTTCTCTCttattgtataaatatattgGCTTCAAAAgacctttttgtctttttaacaaaaaataaaacttgtgaGTTGTTGACTCTCTTGTTGACTGTTAACGTTGACATTCCAGCTGGTGTAAATTGGCTGCAGAGATTTACCAGGATAACAAAAGGCAGACAGGAGgaagcagtgtttttttcttcacgCCATGCACTTGCACATGTACagaccctcacacacacatcggGATCGATGGGGCAGGCTAGGGGGATCTGGCTGCTCAGCTTGGCCTAGTTCTCAGAGATTTATTGAGCGCTGATCTGCATTCGGCCGGGCCAGGGAAAAAGTCCACAGGATTGATGAGAAAAGCTGAGTTGAAATTCCAGCCAACCGATGAAAACTCTCTACATGCTCTTCCTGTGTCAGGTGCTGGGTTGAATTTAATCTAATGCAGGAGAATCATTAATCTCCACAgcatattttttcatttaaagggCATTTTGTTCCACTCTGCCATCATCGGTTCTCTTCCTGTTGCAGACCTCACTAAATCAGAgatgatgtgtttatgtattaaattaaagtttttatggTGCCTTTTGTTTTGGGTCTGgtctgatgttttctgttgaaATTCTAATCAAACCTACAGTCCTGAACTCAGGGCATCAATGTGTTTTGGATTATTATGAGGATagcagagttttaaaagatggaGAAGGCCTTGGTTGCAAGTATATTGGaagattaattatttaaaaccatttctaGCAGGTAGGTTAACCTTCACATGATTTTGTATCAATTgacaacagatttattttttttttaatttataaaggCCACGTTGACGTGGATCGTCATTGCATTAAGAATCCATGATGTCCATGTTCGTATTTCtgtgagtttttaaaatatgtcatgcACAGAAATTCAGCTAACgagtaagtgtgtttttatgtgtctcCAGCGTCTGAGTCGGGAAGTGATGTTTCACCTGAGAAGCGAGCAAGATTGGGTGACGTGCCAGGGGGTCAGGagtcttcatcatcttctttgtctgcctcatcatcatcatcctcgtCTCGCAGTGGCTGTAAACAGCGGAGCCGCAAACGGTGCCATCGCTGCCAAACCAAACTTGAGCTGGTCCAGCAAGAACTGGGTTCCTGTCGCTGTGGTACGATGATGCAACACGATGTGCATACGATACGATGTACACATAACATACTTTAGTTCACCCCACTTTAGATGACCCCAGTCACACACCAGAACTATCACAATAAGCAGCTGTTATTATTTAAGACCTTGCATGTGCACGGAGTAGTAAATGACCTTTACAGTGGTCAGTACTGGCCTCATAAATACACAGTTACTTCATATTAGTTAACTTGGTTGTAGTTTTGTGACTTTCACATCTAGTGCAGTGAAATGCATCTACTACCTGCtccaagtgtttgtgtgttgacagAAATGTCAATGACCAGAGTGCTTGTGCTAGCCTTGGGGGTGCCATTACAGAAACCTTAATGTTTCACATTGCACATAAAACATAAACCAATTACTACAAACACTAATGCAGTTTAAACCAATACTTGGCTTGCTAATCAACTTGTTTGCATACAAATTAAAGTACTTAAAAAGTCACAGCTCTTCACTGCTTAAAGACCATCTGCTTAAACCCATGCAATAATTTCTAAATTGGAAATTGACTTCCCTTTTTTCCACAAGGCGCTGCTTAATACAAGGGCCATCCATCCTTAATAGTCCACTGCTTACTATGAAAACATGCTTTTTACAGACTGAAAGGGGAAATGGAGGCAATTACAGTGATTTCTGACTATTCCAGTAATTGCAGATTACTTTACTAATGGTTCTGCGGAGTGTTCCACAGTGTAAGCCAAGACTGTCTGATAATGCGATGAAAGCCTGAACGCTTTTCAGTtttaaaggagaagaaaaaaatagctCAAGTAGAGCATCAGATCCAGTGTTGTCACACTCAGACGGCCTCTGCTATTACACAATGGCCATGATATTCGTCTTATTAGGTGTTAGTGTAACATGGAGTAAAAGCACTGGAGCTTACAAAGCTGACTGATGTGGAGACTCTGGAAAAGCTCGAACTTATCATATTATCTGGTCGTTCACCTTGAAAACCATGGAAGGATTTTTAATTTGAGAAGCGCTATCATACCTTTCTAACATCATATAAATTAGcttaatgtttatttacatgGCTTCATCTTTGTTTTAAGAGGATTAACCAGGCTAAAAGAccttaaaatatacaatatctGTTGAATCCAACCAGTTATTATTAATTTAGATATTAAAGCCTAACTGCTTTAATATCTAACAGTTCACATCATACATGgctgaaaatgttaaattagtTCAAGTGTCTGTTTTGGACTTGTCGTCTCTGTTGCCTAATTATCTAGTGCTCTGAAAATAGAGCTTctgaatttactgtatgtcGTTATGGTACACGATAATCACATATTGGCTTCAGTCCATTTGCACTTGCCAAGATGCTGCAGCAGGGCTGGTGAAGACCACTTTAATAATTGGCCTGTTAATTAATATTCTTAACCAGTGATGTTGaaaagatttatttacagtttctatACAGTGCAGTAGTAGAGATCATTGTTCAGTTTCTTCTTACTTCCTcaaattcttttcatttttacctgAAGgtagattaaatatttatgacaGCTTTAATTTCATACAATAAAACTTACTTAAAACATATTACCCAGAAGCACTATATCTCCTCCCAGCTCATTGACGTTTCAAGCTTAACTCGATTCACAGTTAAGCTACAGCTTAGTGTTCAGAGCGTagtaaaacactgacatcaGTAGGTGGAGTTATATTTGAGAACATAACATTTGACTTTTACTGTGTTTGACAAATGACTGTCTTAAGGGAACCATTATTGATTGTGCACTGTCTGACAGCTCATCTCTTTAATACTTGCATAGGTTTTACTTTTGTGTGCTTATCAACTTCCTGCCTGAAGCCCGACCAACTCCAACTTTCTTATAACCGCAGGACAGTTACAGTGACTCATGATGTTATCTTATCAATACTCTAGATTCTTTCGCTCTCTGCTCTGCAACTGCCTCTGCGGTAAACaagcttttaatttaattaaagttttcCACTGCTATAATTATAATTGGAGTTCTAGTATGATTAATAATTTTACtacatttcctgtttattttctacTTAACTAAAATTCTCAAATAGGTGGTTAATAAGACCAATTTAGTTTCCCACAAGCCTAATTTAAATGCTCTGATTACACCTACAATTGGTTAGCAACCAGTTGTTAAACTGGGCTTTTAATCACCCCTCATTAAATGCCAGAAGTGCTATAATGAGAGCTAACGAACTTCTGTGAACTTAAGAGTCTCTTACAGTGATGGGGCCTTTGTATAGAGTGCTACAGTAGATACAGAGAGTCAATGAGACAGATGAGGGGCATATGCCGTCTCTGTATGCAGTCAAAAGAGGACGCGCCCTGACAGCTGAATGGATGCACCACATGCAAAGTTCTTtctttaatagtttttttttcttgagaaCTTCTGTATAAATGTCATAAATGTCATTATTCTATAATTGTGGCTGCAGTGATATTTGTACGTTCACTCTTACATTAACCCACTCTTTCTCCTGCACCCGTACCCTCTCACCCATCCTCCAGGCTATGTCTTCTGTATGCTCCATCGGCTCCCAGAGCAGCACGAGTGTCTGTTCGACCACCTGGGCCGGGGCCGTCAGGAAGCCGTGCTAAAGATGGTCAAACTCGACCGCAAGGTGGGCCGCTCCTGCCAGCGCATTGGGGAAGAGTGCTCTTGAAGAATCTCTGTGTTCAGAAGGTGTCTTAGCAGGGATCTGattgctcttcttcttttcattttgtttttcgAGATTTTTGCAAGATTTTGGATACAAAcctccacctttttttttttttttttttaaactatgcTCGCTCTCACTGTTCTCTATGTCCCAGTGGTTTTCTGCTTCAGTTGGCTCAATCATATCCCTGCTGCTAAGATGCCTTTTGGAAAAGCCAAACCCAGGAATGACAAAGAGTAAAGGAAATATACaatttcttcacatttctgcTAGCTCCTGACTACACTAGTGTGAGTGGAGTAAGAATGATTAATTGATCGGATGAAGAGAGGAAATACAGATGTTGGTCCTGGAAACCAGTTTAAGATTGTGCTCTTTAcctcaaaaaaagaaaagaagcaaagaatgacgaggaggagaagggggtAGTTACCCTTTGCATAGACTGTTGCTTTGGCACTGTTTATAGACTGTGCTCTTTACCTCAAAATCAGACGGAGCTGCTCTCTACTCTCCGCCATGCGTGAACTTGTGAAACAAACCGAGCTAAACAGCCTCAGTTTAAGTCAGTGTCTTACCCCCCTGGGCCGTCCACCTTCTTTAATCccttcagaaacacaaacacctgtTAATTATCCACCTCAGGATACAAAGCCCTATCGTCACTCTTCCTCCCACCAACTTGGATCCTTctcttttaatcttttgttttcGGATTGCTCTAAGGGTGAATCtgccatgatgatgatgatgatgatgatgatgaaactgAGGTGATACTGTATGTCCAAATTCAGAACTTTCAGTGTGAGCCGGACTCAAACACATTGACGGTGGCAACAGTGAACTAGATATGCGAACAGATTTGTTTTCAAGGTTGGAGTGTGACTGATGAAGATGGAATTTGATGAGGATTTTCTCCgtcttcctctttttgtctttatctcCTGATTCTCCACAACTCTCCTCTGTTCGTGTTGGATCTGTACACACTCCAGGAGGACATTTAAAGTGTGCTTATGATTTATAATTGGACCTGGAATGTCTGCATTGTACATGTCCTCACACGGCTACACATTTGCAAATATGCACACGCTCGCATTTTTCCGTTGTTTCGTGcgctcatttgtttttcacgTTGAGCACAAGCATTCAAGCTTTCTAGGTTTGGACTGAAGCAGAGATGGTTGAGCATCACTCTGAGGTTCCTGTTTGGGGCTGTGGTGGCTTTTCAGGTCTCTCAAACTATCTTAGAGCTTCATTTCAATTATACTTTTTGTTTAAGATCATATTGCAACTAACTTTAAATCAAAACTTAATATTGTTTGGTTTTTCATTATTCTTCCCATACTTTAATATCTTTATTTCCCTCAAAGCCCCATGTTTTGAATATCAGCTAGCATGATGAACTCATATGCAtactcctcctgtctctgaCTTTCTTGTTCTCATCTTTCCCCTTATTGATTGCTCTGTTTTTCCTTATTcaccacctctctctctttgtttcacCCTCTTTCTTGTTTTGCCGTAGATTAGGGAAGAAGGCTGGGACGAGCAGAATGctataagaaagaaaataattactttccaaacattttctttgtggaCTATGGGAAGAATGAACAGAAAATGCATAATGAATGAATATTCAGCATCTTAAAAAAAGCTTATTTAAcccttttttgtgtttctgatttACTTATACTTTAGCgtagagctgtttttttttttttttgtaatgtggaTACAAAAATGGGAAGGTGAACGTGGAAGATTCAatatttttgtttccattgCTTTACTTTTCACTTCCTCTTCACATCATTCTCTTTTACTTTAAAGAATAAACTGGATTAGACAAAATGTGGTTATCTTTGGTGTACTTATTGACAGGATGTGTGGAAAGATAAAGGATTATTTGGGGAGTTTTaccttttgtttcatttgtgcagtggtttatttttgtttatttgtcacatGTGGCATCTTGGCATTTAGATGAgcacatacatgtatatgtttTTGCAATTTTGTGTATTTCATCACATGTGAGCTGAGTTGGACAAGAAATCTTCTCGCAACATGTTGCTGGCGCTCTGCCGTGTCCTAACCTCCTGCCAGTTTTTACAGTGATCTAAACAGCTGTTTACTGCTCACAGAGGGCCACTATTAAGCTGCTCTCATTCTCTGAACCaatctgtgtgagtgtgtttgtgtgtgttaacgTGTATGCTCACTAATGGAGAATTTTAGCTAAAGAGCCTTCTGATGGCAGCGATGAGTCTCGTGGGCCTGTTGCACTAATTAATGttgtggaaaaaagaaaacatatgtaGCAGTGATCAAAAGACATCTTCAAATGTTGAAGCTGGCCGGCCGCCAGCCCGAGTGTAAACTCTCACCCTCAGCCAAACTGAGCCAGAGCTATAGAAGCTAGCACCTAAATGTAAATTAGTTGTAACAGAAGTTTCGGCTTTCTCAAGGTGGTTGAAAGTTTGAAGAACCCCGCAGGGTTTCAGGCAGCACTTAGATCACTTTAATCTTGCCCTGTGTGCCCCTGTGTAATTCTCATTTTACATTCTCTTgtcagtttttctgtgtgtttcacagatttGGTGTTGGAACCCACAGTGGGTCATCTGGGATGCAGGCAACTGCACAAACTTGCAAGAGGTTTAACTAGTTGTTATTTgtctgatatatatatatacatatttcttattagaaatatttaatttctataGCGACTGCCTGAGTGTTGTGACATACGGTGTACTGTATGACAACTATATGTCAAGATAAGGAAGAACTCTCATCCTGACGTTGGGATTTCTACTTTTTCTGACACCTTTTTTTAATGAGAAGTgtatatttcttcttttctcttgtaTAAATTTGGTTTGAATACGAGTTTTGTAGGTCCCCTCAGGCTGTTTTGGAGCCCTCTCGTTGTTTCGGTTGTCAGTGCCTGTACTCTTTATGGTTTATGTTGTCTTGATTATATCCTGACACACAGGATGAAGCACAATGCCAGGATTGGGTGGCAACAAGGAGCATGAGATGTGTATTTGCTGGAGGCTGCCTAGTGTTAGTGAGGGATTTGGGGGATAAGATGTTGTGGCCGTCGGTAAGTAATCTCCTTACAGCTCAACAAACAAGGAAGCCTGCCAGTCTCACTGCCTTGATTGGCCGTCATCAGTTACATGGaccatttctgttttgttaaatgCTTTGTCCCTCTTGCTACTCTGTCTGTACCTTCACGGCTcaactgtttttactttttcactccatctgtctctcctcaCACAGATTGTCGAAACCACTAGTTTGTACCAcacaagtgtgactgtacactAAGTGAGGAAAGTGTTGATGTGTTAGTTGCTACTCAAAAAAATCAGGCACCGGTTTGAATCAGAGCTCAGAGAAGGAACGATCTGCTGCAAGGGAAGGTAACAATGTCCAAAGAAAGCACAGTATCAGTTTCACTATAATGCGTCATAGGCTGTTTTCCAGGCAGTGATGTTGTTACCCAATGTAACACCCTTATTAGTCTCAGGATGAAAGCATGTCTGTAATTACATCTGATGCATTACATCCACTTAagcagagatgatgatgatgttgcaCCCTCATTTACAGACGTGGAGAACTGACCTCACATTTTATTAACACTGTAGTATACACAGACAAATCAAATCTTtctaataaagaataaagaaatactTCAGGAATATACCGTATTAAAGCAGTGGGCGACTTGAGATGTCACAACATTCTAATCAAGAATAAgttatttgaattaaattgaaatatcACCGAAAGAAAGTACTGAACACACGCTAAGAAAAATCACTGAACCAGACGAGTCCACTAATTAGTTCTACAGCTTGGTCACAAATGATGCATTGACTGATGATTAACCCATtctgaaaaagtgaaaacaccAATAGCTATATGCACTAACCCAACTGATTCAAATTAGCACAGGTAAGAGAACTGTAGAATAATCTGggttaatgtgttttgttttttactctaTTAATAACTTTCTACTGGTTAATTCCAGCTCAATGCACATAGCTGATAAGCTCCTGTGCAACCATGTTTGCAGGCTTGAGTTTGCCTCCTAGATGTGAATTGCACTTAAGCTTGACTAATACTTAACTAAGTATCTCTGCAGTTCACCTCAGCTCAATGAAGTTTTAAAGCACCTCTAAGTCCACTGGTTGCATTTTGTTGCATGTGTCTCCAAACAAACTCTCCATATCTGTTTAATGACATTAGCCATGGCTTGTTAACAAGTTCACTGAGTTTTAAATTCAAAGGTGATAGTTTTATGTCCGTAGCGTATTTGTGCCCCCAGGAGGCTAAAAAGAAGTTATTGTAGGTTTAAGTTGGGGATCTGCGTGAgaatttaatgaaaaatgttaatattctGAACATTTTATTGAATATTGGAGTGGAAGTGGTGGAAGATTACAGTGTTAGAGCAGTGTTTACCTCTTCAAcaattaattagttttaaatccAGGAGTAGAGTGTTTGCTCTATAATGACTCTGTGGAAATGTAGATAGTTtgtgaaattagaaaaaaagaaatatgtaaaacttGGCAGAATTCAACAAACATGTCCCTGAGAGGTTTCTAAATAAACAGATtcagtcctgctgctgtgaaatTAGCAGGAACCATGGGTTAAAATATGTCCTTTAATATTCTTTAAAAGTATTTCTATACCCAGAGACACATAAAGAGTAATCCCCTCTCATACCACAGCTAATGATTCATTTCCATCTCAACCATCTTTAAAGCGCACAAACTGACACTTCGCTGCAGGAGTATCAAAAAGGCGAGCTGCTGACATTTGGTCAGGTTTAAGAGGAAATTAACAGCAGCGGCAGAAGATCCACTCCCAGCGTAGC is a genomic window containing:
- the LOC113174796 gene encoding AN1-type zinc finger protein 3-like isoform X1, producing MGDTGSEGSKPPSNVNVIPPRCPCGFWGSSKTMNLCSKCFADVQKKQPDGDCAPKAPSSSSSSQEDIFCNETNSSISQSLMSMPNASEDPSPGEVGVTSVPAQDEVSNSDPVFSSFSTPTKRALESASESGSDVSPEKRARLGDVPGGQESSSSSLSASSSSSSSRSGCKQRSRKRCHRCQTKLELVQQELGSCRCGYVFCMLHRLPEQHECLFDHLGRGRQEAVLKMVKLDRKVGRSCQRIGEECS
- the LOC113174796 gene encoding AN1-type zinc finger protein 3-like isoform X2, which encodes MGDTGSEGSKPPSNVNVIPPRCPCGFWGSSKTMNLCSKCFADVQKKQPDGDCAPKAPSSSSSSQEDIFCNETNSSISQSLMSMPNASEDPSPGEVGVTSVPAQDVSNSDPVFSSFSTPTKRALESASESGSDVSPEKRARLGDVPGGQESSSSSLSASSSSSSSRSGCKQRSRKRCHRCQTKLELVQQELGSCRCGYVFCMLHRLPEQHECLFDHLGRGRQEAVLKMVKLDRKVGRSCQRIGEECS